One window of the Marinilactibacillus sp. Marseille-P9653 genome contains the following:
- a CDS encoding sugar transferase produces MGQSVGFDRTKKILIALADVVIFHLSVVFSFLVRYGWEIPYYNYMSYESAMFYIFAVFVFLNILFGVYILYNKSRADFLYLTVIIQLLMSFIIMATTFFGRWFTFPRSVIAIIFIVSTIALFLWRVLVFKLYERIDGTKKVMVVGSKEACKKAIHNFEHSKNSRHIITKANVDHYFENVKAHMDSVDIVYLADQIDDDEKRKIYEVLIRNDKKLFLNTNFENLVLVNPNIMSIEDESVIEASNFRISPENDLVKRTIDFVVSLALLVITSPILLIAAILVKATSKGPVFYKQTRITKDQTEFSILKFRTMGATAEQDSGPVLSTANDVRVTPVGKYFRALRIDELPQLINVLKGEMALVGPRPERPFFVEQFEKENPYYYLRHNIRAGITGYAQVYGKYATDFNSKLNFDLLYIKKYSLIMDVKIMLQTIKILFDKVSSQGVEEELVLMEIPEKVQVLK; encoded by the coding sequence ATGGGACAAAGTGTTGGATTTGATAGAACAAAAAAGATTTTAATCGCATTAGCAGATGTTGTGATATTCCATTTATCTGTTGTGTTCTCCTTTTTAGTGAGATATGGATGGGAGATTCCTTACTACAACTACATGTCATATGAAAGTGCTATGTTTTACATTTTCGCTGTATTTGTATTTTTGAATATTTTGTTTGGGGTTTATATACTCTATAATAAATCGCGAGCAGATTTCTTATATCTGACCGTCATTATACAATTGCTGATGTCTTTCATCATTATGGCAACAACCTTTTTTGGAAGATGGTTTACTTTCCCAAGAAGTGTTATAGCAATTATTTTTATTGTCAGTACAATTGCGCTCTTCTTATGGAGAGTATTGGTATTCAAACTGTATGAACGTATTGATGGAACAAAAAAAGTCATGGTTGTGGGATCAAAAGAAGCCTGCAAAAAAGCCATCCACAACTTTGAGCACTCGAAAAATAGTCGCCACATTATTACAAAAGCAAACGTAGATCACTATTTTGAAAATGTCAAAGCGCACATGGATTCAGTTGATATAGTTTATCTAGCAGATCAAATTGATGATGATGAAAAAAGGAAAATTTATGAAGTATTGATTCGAAATGACAAAAAGCTCTTTTTAAATACAAACTTTGAAAACCTAGTTCTAGTCAATCCGAACATCATGAGTATTGAAGACGAAAGTGTGATAGAAGCTTCAAACTTCAGAATCTCTCCTGAAAATGATTTGGTTAAAAGAACGATTGATTTCGTGGTTTCGCTAGCTCTTTTGGTCATTACTTCGCCAATCTTGCTTATCGCAGCGATCTTAGTGAAAGCAACGTCTAAAGGACCTGTATTCTATAAACAAACTAGAATTACTAAAGATCAGACAGAATTCAGTATTTTGAAATTCAGAACAATGGGTGCAACTGCTGAACAAGATTCTGGACCAGTATTATCTACCGCTAATGATGTCAGAGTTACACCGGTAGGGAAATATTTCAGAGCACTTAGAATTGATGAATTACCGCAATTGATTAATGTACTAAAAGGCGAGATGGCACTAGTCGGACCAAGACCAGAAAGACCATTCTTCGTTGAACAATTTGAAAAAGAAAATCCTTATTATTATTTAAGACACAATATTCGTGCCGGTATCACCGGATATGCACAAGTATATGGTAAATATGCGACAGACTTTAATAGTAAACTGAATTTCGATTTGCTGTATATCAAAAAGTATTCACTGATTATGGACGTGAAAATCATGTTACAAACAATCAAAATATTATTTGACAAAGTTTCTTCTCAAGGTGTTGAAGAAGAACTCGTATTGATGGAGATTCCAGAAAAAGTTCAAGTATTGAAATAA
- a CDS encoding EpsG family protein has protein sequence MVFYIAVFLMLIGLGILEALTDNKKVVFISGSLLGLMAGLRHYTGYDFTSYEQYFDEVHSFSQLFDGSIRLEPGYLFLVALFRTLGFNYYTFVLFFSLISLILLTIFLYKYVSYPSFVMVYYYARYFLARDMGQVRASLVAIIVLFAIPYIQKKEPLKFLGIIFLASMIHYSAILFIGIYMLHYFMQEINFKKAFFLMALATLMGFVIQNPSLFITLIPEGYKNYFTSPSHASGAWLEYPILWMQILIFTGAVYFIRKDQSSEKGWYNILATAYLIAILALLATGRLETVGGRVSTLFATTEILLVPYLFQNITRYKMINIIGFVGFSTVVFILIFIISGMYNQYIPYQTIF, from the coding sequence ATGGTATTTTATATCGCTGTATTCTTAATGCTGATCGGTTTAGGAATCTTAGAAGCATTGACAGATAATAAGAAAGTTGTTTTTATATCAGGATCACTGCTTGGTTTGATGGCTGGTCTCAGACACTATACAGGATACGATTTCACTTCCTATGAGCAGTACTTTGATGAAGTACACAGTTTTAGTCAATTATTCGACGGCAGTATTCGCTTGGAACCGGGATATCTGTTTCTAGTTGCTTTATTCAGAACACTTGGGTTCAACTACTATACTTTTGTCTTGTTCTTCTCGTTGATATCTCTAATTTTATTAACGATATTCTTATACAAATATGTCAGTTATCCCTCTTTTGTTATGGTCTATTACTATGCACGCTACTTCCTAGCAAGAGATATGGGACAAGTCAGAGCTTCCCTGGTCGCTATTATCGTCTTGTTCGCAATCCCATATATTCAAAAAAAGGAACCACTCAAATTTTTAGGAATTATTTTCTTAGCATCAATGATTCACTATTCAGCTATTCTCTTTATAGGTATTTATATGCTTCATTACTTTATGCAAGAGATCAATTTCAAAAAAGCTTTTTTCTTAATGGCTTTGGCTACATTGATGGGATTTGTCATTCAAAATCCTTCGCTGTTTATCACCTTGATTCCCGAAGGCTACAAAAACTACTTTACCAGTCCGTCACACGCGAGCGGTGCTTGGCTTGAGTATCCAATTTTATGGATGCAGATTTTGATTTTCACTGGTGCCGTCTATTTCATTAGAAAAGATCAATCGAGTGAAAAAGGATGGTATAATATACTAGCAACGGCCTACTTAATTGCAATCTTGGCACTGCTTGCTACAGGTAGACTAGAAACAGTTGGAGGTAGAGTTAGTACGCTATTCGCAACTACTGAAATCTTATTAGTCCCTTATCTATTCCAGAACATTACGAGATATAAAATGATTAATATTATTGGCTTCGTTGGTTTTTCAACAGTTGTCTTTATTTTGATATTTATTATTTCTGGTATGTATAATCAATATATTCCTTATCAGACAATATTTTAA
- a CDS encoding glycosyltransferase family 2 protein, translating into MRQPYFSIIMPAYNAAKSIEQTVNSILTQKWTDFELIIVNDGSTDATEQVVQNLTYTDSRISLKTIPNGGPGNARNIGIQQATGQYLYLMDADDGLPKGALKIYAAILEESRPDLIVSSYALNVMDKGEVAETREVIAENQLIESNEAFLQHLYPLMNQQLMYVIWNKVYRLNIIQENQIQFPPYSSCEDRLFNIRYYKHVEKVKVVSDVLYRYSFEGRHSLTNKFLMNKFDTFVEFYVELKKLTLNHLDGSSALFLKGVMSCIIPVHSPECPFTFKQKLSYIKTILHHPEVVQATKLSSKEGLMRRAMSLLFKSKSKRLVYIASRVMYIVSNTSPKVIEKLKGNF; encoded by the coding sequence ATGAGGCAGCCCTATTTTAGTATTATCATGCCTGCATATAATGCTGCAAAAAGTATTGAACAAACAGTAAACAGTATTCTGACGCAAAAGTGGACAGATTTTGAGCTGATCATTGTGAATGACGGTTCTACAGATGCCACTGAACAAGTTGTACAGAATCTTACTTATACAGACTCTAGGATCTCTCTAAAAACGATTCCTAATGGGGGACCGGGAAATGCCAGAAACATTGGAATCCAGCAGGCTACCGGACAGTATCTTTATTTGATGGATGCAGATGATGGTTTACCAAAAGGTGCTCTTAAGATCTATGCGGCGATTCTTGAGGAAAGTAGGCCGGATTTAATTGTGTCTTCTTATGCACTGAATGTGATGGACAAAGGTGAAGTCGCTGAGACTAGAGAAGTCATTGCAGAAAATCAATTGATTGAAAGTAATGAAGCTTTTCTTCAACATCTTTATCCATTGATGAATCAGCAATTGATGTATGTGATTTGGAATAAAGTTTACAGATTGAACATTATCCAGGAGAATCAGATTCAGTTTCCACCTTATAGTAGTTGTGAAGATCGACTATTCAATATCCGGTATTATAAACACGTCGAGAAAGTTAAAGTGGTTTCGGATGTGTTATACCGCTATTCATTCGAAGGGCGCCATAGCCTGACAAATAAATTCCTGATGAACAAGTTTGATACATTCGTGGAATTTTATGTTGAATTAAAGAAACTGACGTTAAATCATTTAGATGGATCGAGTGCTTTATTCCTTAAAGGCGTCATGTCTTGTATCATCCCTGTGCATAGTCCAGAATGTCCATTCACGTTCAAACAAAAATTAAGTTATATTAAAACCATTTTGCATCATCCAGAAGTTGTCCAAGCTACAAAACTTTCTAGTAAAGAGGGGCTGATGAGAAGAGCGATGAGTTTGCTCTTTAAATCAAAAAGTAAAAGACTTGTCTATATCGCCTCAAGAGTAATGTATATTGTGAGCAATACTTCTCCAAAAGTGATTGAAAAGTTAAAAGGGAATTTCTAA
- a CDS encoding glycosyltransferase family 1 protein gives MSKPLRVLHFQGRMGRGGAETFMMNTYRNLDRTKIQFDFLIYDEFKDVQPYHKEIESLGGRIFYVTNPKKNIFNYIKEVKQLLKKESFDIVHSQVFFGGGLNLWLANQAGIKKRIVHSHATAHEQGQSIVFKTIRKVLDQLMFKYATDYLACSYDAGRALFGNDHDFVFVPNGIDLEKYRSVPLSKTEIKAQLSIDDKTFVVGHIGRFEEQKNHALLVEIFQAILEKQPDSHLLLLGEGSLEESIKEKVASLGINEKVSFLGVREDIPELLKAFDVFLMPSLYEGLPISAVEAQASGNKLVLADTISKETKLSENVTFVPLDKPKDYWAEKVLSEPLGNEALKELEAYDMRHTARMMEDIYLNWRN, from the coding sequence ATGTCTAAGCCTTTAAGAGTTCTCCATTTCCAAGGTCGAATGGGAAGAGGAGGCGCAGAAACCTTTATGATGAATACGTACAGAAATCTCGACCGTACAAAGATTCAGTTCGATTTTCTGATCTACGACGAATTCAAAGATGTTCAGCCTTATCATAAAGAAATTGAATCACTGGGTGGTCGTATCTTTTATGTGACCAATCCTAAGAAAAATATTTTTAATTACATCAAAGAAGTGAAACAATTGCTGAAAAAAGAATCTTTTGATATTGTTCATAGCCAAGTCTTTTTCGGTGGTGGATTAAATCTCTGGCTAGCAAATCAAGCTGGAATCAAAAAAAGAATTGTCCATAGTCACGCAACAGCTCATGAGCAAGGTCAAAGTATCGTATTTAAAACGATTAGAAAGGTCCTTGACCAGTTGATGTTCAAGTATGCGACTGACTATCTAGCTTGTTCTTATGATGCTGGAAGAGCATTATTTGGCAATGATCACGACTTTGTATTTGTTCCTAATGGAATTGACTTAGAAAAATATCGTTCTGTTCCACTATCTAAAACAGAAATCAAAGCACAACTGTCTATTGATGATAAAACTTTCGTTGTTGGACATATTGGGCGTTTTGAAGAACAAAAGAATCATGCCTTGTTGGTTGAAATCTTTCAAGCAATCCTTGAGAAACAACCAGATAGTCATTTGTTACTATTAGGAGAAGGTTCTCTTGAGGAAAGTATCAAAGAAAAGGTAGCATCGCTTGGAATAAACGAAAAAGTGTCTTTTCTAGGCGTAAGAGAAGATATACCGGAACTGTTAAAAGCATTTGATGTCTTCTTGATGCCTTCTCTTTACGAAGGATTACCGATTTCTGCTGTAGAAGCACAGGCATCAGGGAATAAATTGGTACTTGCAGATACAATTTCCAAAGAAACAAAACTGTCAGAGAATGTCACGTTTGTTCCACTAGATAAGCCAAAAGACTATTGGGCTGAAAAAGTGCTCTCAGAACCACTAGGGAACGAGGCACTCAAGGAACTGGAAGCATATGACATGAGACATACGGCTCGAATGATGGAAGATATATATTTAAATTGGAGGAACTAA
- a CDS encoding glycosyltransferase family A protein: MYNLTVIIPHYESVETLKNLLHTIPSSEDIQVIVIDDHSIKTKASFQQLASEYQNENVLFVENRHGKGAGGCRNTGLDLAEGKWLLFADDDDFFTENFYDKVSQYFETNLEVVFFTPTSMELETGELTERHEEYAKLTKQALKDPSKLNDLNLRYKYMVPWSKLISREFIEEHQIKFEEVMSSNDVMFSTLVGYWLQNYHVSDEVIYCVTKSAGSLITTVSEASYFTRLKVFITYYKFLKTNLDKDSFALLDLSGLTSIITAIKYKLPSKAILKALYLLTSNRVTLIKGKYINPMFVLNKVKFYLKEYANEKDYHTK, translated from the coding sequence ATGTACAATTTAACGGTTATTATTCCCCACTATGAATCTGTAGAGACTTTAAAGAATCTGCTGCACACGATTCCTAGTTCAGAAGATATTCAAGTGATCGTAATAGATGATCATTCCATTAAAACTAAAGCTTCATTTCAACAACTGGCATCAGAATACCAAAACGAAAACGTTCTTTTTGTAGAAAACCGCCATGGTAAAGGTGCAGGTGGATGCCGAAACACGGGGCTAGATTTAGCAGAAGGTAAATGGTTATTATTTGCAGATGACGATGATTTTTTCACTGAGAACTTTTACGATAAAGTCTCTCAATACTTTGAAACGAATTTAGAAGTAGTTTTCTTCACGCCCACCAGTATGGAACTTGAAACGGGTGAGTTGACAGAGCGTCACGAAGAGTATGCAAAACTAACGAAACAAGCACTAAAAGACCCATCCAAGCTCAATGATTTAAACCTTAGATACAAATATATGGTGCCATGGTCCAAACTAATCAGTCGTGAATTCATTGAAGAACATCAAATCAAGTTTGAAGAAGTGATGAGTTCAAACGACGTCATGTTTTCAACACTCGTTGGGTATTGGCTTCAAAATTATCATGTGAGTGATGAAGTGATTTATTGTGTGACTAAAAGTGCTGGGAGCTTGATTACGACAGTAAGTGAAGCTTCTTACTTCACTAGACTGAAAGTCTTTATTACTTACTACAAATTCCTTAAAACCAATCTAGATAAAGATTCATTTGCGCTGTTGGATTTAAGTGGCTTGACTTCAATCATTACAGCAATCAAATACAAACTACCTTCAAAAGCGATTTTAAAAGCACTTTATCTCTTAACTTCAAACCGAGTTACTTTAATAAAAGGAAAATACATTAATCCAATGTTTGTGCTGAACAAAGTAAAATTTTATTTAAAAGAATATGCTAACGAAAAAGATTACCATACAAAATAA
- a CDS encoding glycosyltransferase family 4 protein — protein sequence MSQIKVGYVWDSYPNTRSIIDIVDGVEYQKIFDYYKFLSYVAYVPKKLKLPNAEHNFADVKHAFNDFGLNKVDLLHFFNNISYGKTPWVSTFETFIPRFSPLLDHQTKGIPKQNKQLEKALKALAGDTCKKILAISECTANFETTLLNHYPEYKERIEQKMVVIHPPQKLLVERYEDKMIKESDALSFIIVGGDFFRKGGLEILRTFEKLVNQQNIQLQLTIVSKLDAYDYATKAGQKEIDEAVSIIERNQTWITHHKSLPNTQVLDLMKSHQIGLLPTWADTYGYSVLELQASGCPVITTDIRALSEINSNQHGWVIDVPKNEFGEGLYVTEEQRTELSQVIMDQLEKIVLDIFQNRDQVRTKAEKTISYVKEHHDPSDYADKIREIYKDALK from the coding sequence ATGAGTCAGATTAAAGTAGGTTACGTCTGGGATTCATACCCAAATACACGCAGTATTATTGATATCGTTGATGGTGTAGAGTACCAAAAAATCTTTGATTACTATAAATTTCTAAGTTATGTAGCTTATGTACCTAAGAAACTAAAATTACCGAATGCAGAACACAACTTTGCCGATGTGAAACATGCATTCAATGACTTTGGTTTGAACAAAGTCGATTTACTGCATTTCTTTAATAATATTAGCTACGGTAAAACGCCTTGGGTCTCTACGTTTGAAACCTTTATTCCAAGATTTTCTCCTTTACTGGATCATCAAACAAAAGGCATTCCAAAACAAAACAAACAACTGGAAAAAGCTTTAAAGGCTCTGGCAGGAGATACTTGTAAAAAAATCCTAGCGATTTCAGAGTGTACAGCGAACTTTGAAACGACATTATTGAATCACTATCCAGAGTACAAAGAGCGTATCGAGCAAAAAATGGTCGTAATCCATCCTCCACAGAAACTTCTGGTAGAACGTTATGAAGATAAAATGATCAAAGAATCGGATGCTTTATCGTTCATTATCGTCGGAGGAGATTTTTTCCGTAAAGGTGGACTAGAAATACTTAGAACGTTTGAAAAACTTGTGAATCAGCAGAACATTCAGCTACAACTGACGATCGTCAGTAAGCTGGATGCCTATGACTATGCTACAAAAGCCGGACAGAAAGAAATTGACGAAGCTGTTTCCATTATTGAAAGAAATCAAACATGGATTACCCATCACAAGAGTCTTCCGAACACTCAAGTACTAGACTTAATGAAATCCCATCAGATCGGCTTATTACCGACTTGGGCAGATACGTATGGATATTCAGTATTAGAATTGCAAGCGAGCGGTTGCCCAGTGATTACAACAGATATTAGAGCACTATCTGAAATCAATAGTAATCAGCACGGTTGGGTGATCGATGTACCAAAAAATGAGTTTGGTGAAGGGCTATATGTGACCGAAGAACAGCGAACAGAATTGAGTCAGGTGATCATGGATCAACTAGAAAAAATTGTGCTGGATATCTTTCAAAATAGAGATCAAGTAAGAACCAAAGCTGAGAAGACAATTAGTTATGTTAAAGAACATCATGATCCAAGTGATTATGCAGATAAAATTCGTGAAATTTATAAAGATGCTTTAAAGTAA
- a CDS encoding lipopolysaccharide biosynthesis protein, which translates to MSKSDFKTGIIFSAIGKYSNMIINILINAVLARLLTPEEYGIVTIVQVFLVFFDMLADMGFGPAIIQNQTLDDEDTGSIFKFSVIVSFILGLVFALLGQPANNFYDQTVYVPIFIIMGFEIFFYGLMIIPRALLLKRKDFKSVNVLEVVSNILFGIVAIALALLGFSYYSIIIGRLIKVLTMFAFYFSRTKINYRAKLRKEPILKIWAFARNQFMFNFINYFSRNLDNILIGRFMGSSPLAFYNRSYQLSVYPNTILSGVLTPVIQPIMSDYQDQKHVIKDVYLKVIRLLGDIGIAVSVFCFFAARDIILLLSGSQWEASIPVFQILAISIWVQMIASSTGAFYQSANRTDLLLFSGIQSTIFNVIAICYGVYLGTIESVAMMVVISFTINFVINNYLLMYKVFESTYKEVLVALSKPLVMGLIQFLLFFWLPDITSIIFFNLVYKGIIFVIGLLVGVLVTKQFKELKDLVVN; encoded by the coding sequence ATGTCGAAAAGCGATTTTAAGACAGGGATTATATTCAGTGCTATAGGAAAATATTCGAATATGATCATTAATATTTTGATCAATGCAGTCTTGGCTAGACTATTGACACCTGAAGAATATGGTATCGTAACCATCGTGCAAGTGTTTCTAGTATTTTTTGATATGCTAGCGGACATGGGGTTTGGACCAGCCATTATCCAAAATCAAACATTAGATGACGAAGATACAGGATCCATTTTTAAATTTTCAGTCATTGTCTCTTTTATTTTAGGGCTTGTATTTGCCTTACTGGGACAGCCTGCGAATAACTTTTATGATCAAACGGTCTATGTACCTATATTCATCATTATGGGATTCGAGATTTTCTTTTATGGACTCATGATTATTCCTAGGGCTTTATTACTCAAAAGAAAAGACTTCAAATCTGTAAATGTATTAGAAGTTGTATCGAATATACTTTTTGGTATAGTTGCCATTGCTTTAGCGTTGCTCGGCTTCAGTTATTATTCAATTATTATTGGTCGATTGATAAAGGTATTAACAATGTTTGCCTTCTATTTTAGTCGTACGAAAATTAATTACAGAGCTAAGTTGAGAAAAGAGCCTATTTTAAAAATATGGGCCTTCGCAAGAAACCAGTTTATGTTTAACTTCATCAATTATTTCTCTAGAAATCTGGATAATATCTTGATTGGTCGGTTTATGGGGTCATCTCCACTTGCATTCTATAATAGATCTTACCAGTTATCTGTCTATCCAAATACAATCTTAAGTGGGGTACTGACTCCCGTTATTCAACCGATTATGTCTGACTATCAAGATCAGAAGCATGTAATTAAAGACGTTTATTTGAAAGTTATTCGTCTACTAGGAGATATCGGTATTGCCGTATCAGTTTTTTGTTTCTTTGCAGCTCGGGATATTATTCTCTTGCTTTCCGGTTCACAGTGGGAAGCCAGTATACCCGTATTCCAAATATTAGCCATATCGATTTGGGTTCAAATGATTGCATCTAGTACCGGTGCCTTTTATCAGTCAGCGAACCGTACAGATTTGCTGCTATTCTCAGGTATACAATCTACCATCTTTAACGTCATTGCAATCTGCTATGGAGTTTATCTTGGTACAATCGAATCAGTAGCCATGATGGTTGTTATATCCTTTACGATTAACTTTGTCATAAATAATTACTTATTAATGTATAAAGTTTTTGAATCGACATACAAAGAAGTACTGGTTGCTTTATCGAAACCATTAGTAATGGGACTAATTCAGTTTTTACTATTCTTCTGGTTGCCAGATATCACTTCTATTATCTTCTTCAATTTAGTATACAAAGGAATAATCTTTGTGATCGGTTTGCTAGTTGGTGTACTGGTTACAAAACAATTCAAAGAATTGAAAGATCTTGTCGTAAATTAA